A genomic region of Colletotrichum destructivum chromosome 5, complete sequence contains the following coding sequences:
- a CDS encoding Putative mRNA (guanine-N(7))-methyltransferase domain, mRNA cap guanine-N7 methyltransferase, with product MAGYDDDDDESYEQRSQSYDAKKRKRSRSPSRNGNSSSRQGEKREDGGTDELPQPYNAKELQPAKRRAVSPSEQPRKLKRPGARARISEAEREAIRQRALERERELEAQAQAAAERQRSVTSNDVVTQHYNSVPERGRDWRRTDSKIKGLRAFNNWVKSCIIQKFSPDEDYTPGSREQGLSTEKDLLVLDIGCGKGGDLGKWQQAPQPVELYVGLDPADISIDQARERYRQMGSRGGGGRGGRGGYRRPPPRLFEARFHVKDCYGENIEDIEILRQVGFDTNPLSRRGFDVVSMMFCMHYAFETEQKARTMLRNVAGSLKKGGRLIGCIPNSDVLGDHVRKFNEQQEERKKKAAEGPPQEAEEGELEDGEAEQSAEWGNSIYRVRFPGKTPADGVFRPAFGWKYNFFLDEAVEEVPEYVVPWEVLRALAEDYNLELQYHKTFMEIWESEKDDETLGPLSERMGVRERGGGRLLVSPEELEAASFYTAFCFYKV from the coding sequence ATGGCGGGttacgacgacgacgacgacgaatcGTACGAGCAACGCTCTCAATCCTACGACGCAAAGAAACGCAAGAGATCCCGATCGCCATCCAGAAATGGCAACTCTTCCTCCCGCCAAGGTGAAAAGCGCGAAGACGGTGGCACCGATGAGCTCCCGCAGCCATACAACGCAAAGGAACTCCAGCCCGCGAAGCGACGAGCTGTCTCTCCATCGGAGCAGCCTCGTAAGCTAAAGAGACCCGGCGCCCGGGCACGCATCTCTGAAGCTGAACGAGAAGCAATCCGCCAGCGAGCACTagagcgagagagggaaCTAGaggcacaggcacaggcTGCTGCGGAGCGCCAACGTAGTGTCACCAGCAATGACGTGGTTACGCAACATTATAACAGCGTGCCCGAACGCGGCAGGGATTGGAGACGAACAGACAGCAAGATCAAGGGACTCCGTGCCTTCAATAACTGGGTCAAAAGCTGCATCATCCAGAAGTTCTCGCCAGATGAGGATTATACCCCCGGCTCTCGGGAGCAGGGACTTTCTACTGAGAAGGATCTACTCGTACTCGACATTGGGTGTGGAAAGGGAGGTGATTTGGGCAAGTGGCAGCAGGCGCCGCAGCCAGTGGAGCTCTACGTCGGTCTGGATCCAGCGGACATTAGTATCGACCAGGCTCGGGAGCGCTATCGCCAGATGGGCAGTCGCGGAGGCGGTGGCAGGGGCGGCAGAGGGGGCTACAGACGGCCACCCCCGCGACTTTTTGAAGCTCGGTTCCATGTCAAGGATTGTTATGGCGAAAATATCGAGGATATCGAAATTCTCAGACAGGTCGGGTTCGACACCAACCCCCTCAGCCGACGAGGATTCGACGTCGTGAGCATGATGTTCTGCATGCACTACGCGTTCGAGAcggagcagaaggcccgcacTATGCTGCGCAACGTTGCCGGTTcgttgaagaaggggggTCGTTTGATTGGATGCATTCCCAACTCCGATGTTCTTGGCGATCATGTCCGGAAGTTCAACGAGCaacaggaagagagaaagaagaaggctgccgaGGGGCCGCCtcaggaggccgaggaaggcgagctGGAAGACGGTGAAGCGGAACAGTCGGCGGAATGGGGCAACTCCATCTACCGAGTCCGATTCCCGGGCAAGACCCCGGCGGATGGTGTATTCCGGCCCGCTTTTGGCTGGAAGTACAACTTTTTCCTTGATGAGGCTGTAGAGGAGGTGCCTGAGTATGTCGTACCGTGGGAGGTACTCAGAGCTCTGGCTGAAGATTACAACCTTGAGCTGCAGTATCACAAGACGTTCATGGAGATCTGGGAGTCGGAAAAAGACGATGAGACATTGGGTCCTCTGAGTGAGAGAATGGGCGTTCGGGAGCGCGGTGGTGGACGCCTTCTGGTCTCACCAGAGGAGTTGGAGGCAGCAAGCTTCTATACTGCTTTCTGCTTCTACAAGGTTTGA
- a CDS encoding Putative short-chain dehydrogenase/reductase SDR, NAD(P)-binding domain superfamily encodes MAAARSAFRLTTRFAAPRVAVRSQAARPFSVSARAFKSDVVSEKEIPVSVYAPDAKGAGQSDHFSIPVREHDSRPPTESPIPGPENDDVVPLTRKTFDSMPPMMQKLSVMGKTIVITGGARGLGNYMARACAEAGAKALVIFDANQELGDEAASELHQKTGLPVTFFKVDVRDGGAINAAVDSVVELYGAPDVLVNSAGIADSNIKAETYDPAMFRRLIDINLTGSFLMSQAVGRAMMKAGKPGSIILVASMSGSIVNYPQEQSCYNASKAGVIQFGKSLAAEWAKYNIRVNCISPGYMDTALNRVPALDAQKKIWKSLTPQDRLGSVDDLNGLCVFLASDASSFMTGSNVIIDGGYTCY; translated from the exons ATGGCCGCCGCTCGCTCTGCTTTCCGTCTCACTACCCGCTTCGCTGCTCCTCGCGTTGCCGTCCGCAGCCAGGCCGCTCGCCCCTTCTCCGTCTCTGCTCGCGCCTTCAAGAGCGACGTCGTCAGTGAGAAGGAGATTCCCGTCTCCGTCTACGCCCCCGATGCCAAGGGTGCTGGCCAGTCTGACCACTTCTCCATCCCCGTCCGCGAGCACGACTCCCGCCCTCCCACCGAGTCCCCCATTCCCGGTCCCGAGAacgacgatgtcgtcccTCTAACTCGCAAGACGTTCGATTCGATGCCTCCCATGATGCAGAAGCTTTCTGTCATGGGCAAGACCATCGTCATCACTGG CGGTGCTCGTGGCCTGGGCAACTACATGGCCCGCGCCTGTGCTGAGGCTGGTGCCAAGGCACTCGTCATTTTCGATGCCAACCAGGAGTTGGGTGACGAGGCTGCTTCCGAGCTGCACCAAAAGACTGGCTTGCCTGTCACCTTCTTTAAGGTGGATGTCCGTGACGGCGGTGCCATCAATGCTGCAGTTGACTCTGTGGTTGAGCTCTACGGTGCTCCTGATGTTCTGGTCAATTCTGCTGGTATCGCTGA TTCCAACATCAAGGCCGAGACCTATGACCCTGCCATGTTCCGCCGTctcatcgacatcaacctTACTGGTTCATTCCTCATGTCCCAGGCCGTCGGTCGCGCCATGATGAAGGCTGGCAAGCCTGGCTCCATCATTTTGGTTGCCTCCATGTCTGGCAGCATTGTCAACTACCCCCAGGAGCAGTCTTGCTACAACGCTTCCAAGGCCGGTGTTATTCAGTTCGGCAAGTCTCTTGCTGCTGAGTGGGCCAAGTACAACATCCGTGTCAACTGCATTTCCCCCGGCTACATGGACACTGCCCTCAACCGTGTCCCTGCTCTCGACGCTCAGAAGAAGATCTGGAAGTCCTTGACTCCCCAAGACCGCCTCGGCAGCGTGGACGATCTCAACGGTCTTTGCGTCTTCTTGGCTTCCGATGCCTCCAGCTTCATGACTGGCTCCAACGTCATCATTGATGGTGGCTACACTTGCTACTAA
- a CDS encoding Putative proteasome component (PCI) domain, winged helix DNA-binding domain superfamily, which yields MPAHTHQHTNHVKLWSAACGLQGGFPKLPAPNTLDDDITLDRKLTQPATSVSSLTNCKPTTPFTRASEHPTAKMGSEPQYAKYPLLPLAQHVFALTNAYASRPSQQAAAKALNDAITEHKMAPLYRYLAHPLEGILNQVGEGGSQTPGKPLSRKSSLAGMIATKSTPTTVNLPWDEARYQELKAENDRELEEFQKEEDEAVEKAGDTEIQAARGKRAEFWARVGDKDRAIAAYEDVFEKTGILGTKIDLVLAIIRMGLFYGDKLLVKKHVERAKTLVESGGDWDRRNRLKAYEGIYLLTVRSYSLAAPLLLDSLSTFTSYELCTYSSLVVYSVLAGSVSLKRVDFKSKVVDAPEIKAILGDGEDKLLALSGALSAGPGADDTMQDSPPTTAAAKTAVNLTTLGTSTDQPEAEMAIDFSSLAQLVSSLYNGQYKYFFQALAEVEENFLTQDRYLHEHKNWFIREMRLRAYQQLLQSYRVVGLETMATDFGVTVDFLDRDLAKFIAAGRIPCTIDRVSGKGVIETNRPDDKNKQYQDVVRQGDQLITKLQKYGQAVRLRGSERA from the exons ATGCCAG CTCACACCCACCAACACACCAATCACGTCAAGCTATGGTCGGCCGCTTGCGGTTTGCAGGGGGGCTTTCCAAAGCTCCCAGCTCCAAACACCCTAGACGACGACATCACTCTTGACAGAAAGTTGACACAACCCGCAACCTCAGTCTCCTCCCTCACGAACTGTAAACCAACAACCCCTTTCACAAGAGCCTCTGAACACCCGACCGCAAAGATGGGCTCAGAACCCCAGTACGCAAAGTACCCTCTCCTCCCGCTCGCCCAGCATGTCTTCGCCCTCACAAACGCCTACGCTTCCCGGCCATCTCAACAAGCCGCCGCGAAAGCTCTCAACGATGCCATCACGGAGCACAAGATGGCACCGCTCTACCGTTACCTCGCACACCCGCTCGAGGGTATCCTGAaccaggtcggcgagggtggtAGTCAGACTCCCGGTAAGCCGCTGAGCCGGAAGTCGAGTCTGGCGGGCATGATCGCCACCAAGAGCACGCCGACCACCGTCAACTTGCCTTGGGACGAGGCTCGGTACCaggagctcaaggccgaAAATGACAGAGAGTTGGAGGAATTccagaaggaggaggatgaggccGTGGAGAAAGCCGGTGACACGGAAATTCAGGCTGCGCGGGGCAAGCGGGCGGAGTTCTGGGCCAGGGTTGGCGACAAG GACCGGGCAATTGCCGCATACGAAGACGTTTTCGAGAAGACCGGTATCCTGGGTACCAAGATCGACTTGGTTCTCGCAATAATCCGGATGGGCCTCTTCTACGGCGACAAGCTCCTTGTCAAGAAGCATGTCGAGCGTGCAAAGACTCTGGTCGAATCTGGCGGTGACTGGGATCGTCGCAACCGTCTCAAGGCTTACGAGGGTATCTACCTTCTGACTGTCCGATCGTACAGCCTGGCAGCCCCGCTGCTGCTTGACAGCTTGTCCACCTTCACCAGCTACGAACTCTGCACCTACTCTTCGCTCGTTGTTTACTCAGTCCTCGCCGGATCCGTATCTCTGAAGCGCGTTGACTTTAAGagcaaggtcgtcgacgctcCCGAGATCAAGGCTATCCTTGGTGACGGAGAGGACAAGCTCCTGGCTCTGTCCGGTGCACTCAGCGCCGGCCCCGGTGCTGACGACACTATGCAAGACTCCCCACCGACCACCGCAGCTGCCAAGACTGCAGTTAATTTGACAACCCTCGGCACGAGCACCGATcagcccgaggccgagatggccaTTGACTTCTCCTCTCTGGCCCAGCTTGTCTCGAGCCTGTACAACGGCCAGTACAAGTACTTCTTCCAAGCCCTtgccgaggttgaggagAACTTCCTCACACAGGACCGCTACCTGCACGAGCATAAGAACTGGTTTATCCGCGAAATGCGCCTTCGCGCGTACCAGCAGCTTCTCCAGAGCTACCGTGTGGTTGGCTTGGAGACAATGGCGACAGACTTCGGCGTCACTGTTGATTTCCTGGACCG TGACCTAGCCAAGTTCATCGCGGCCGGCCGCATCCCCTGCACAATCGACCGTGTCAGCGGCAAGGGCGTCATCGAGACCAATCGCCCCGACGACAAGAACAAGCAATACCAGGACGTTGTTCGCCAGGGCGATCAGCTCATCACGAAGCTTCAGAAGTACGGCCAGGCCGTGCGTCTCAGGGGAAGCGAGCGGGCGTAA
- a CDS encoding Putative glyoxalase/Bleomycin resistance protein/Dihydroxybiphenyl dioxygenase, whose translation MNSLRALQRIKLVQNTLTANHLGRTSQFTTMTATTDVKNYKFNHSMIRVKDPKASVKFYETLGMKVVKQIQQPEAKFDLYFLAYDSPNALSENKSAFDREGIIELTHNYGTENDPEYKINNGNTEPHRGFGHTCISVDNIQAACQRLEDAGYAFKKKLSDGKMRHIAFVLDPDQYWVEIIGQKPIEQTENVKETDVTTYRMNHTMLRVKDPQKSLRFYQDVLGMTLIRKNESSDFTLFFLAYGDLKEGESQAQREGILELTWNHGTEKDESFSYHNGNDQPQGFGHICVTVDDINAACARFEDLKCNWKKRLTDGRMKNVAFLLDPDNYWVEVVQNERFAGKENF comes from the exons ATGAACTCTCTTAGAGCCCTACAGAGAATTAAGCTTGTTCAAAACACGCTCACGGCCAATCATCTAG GACGAACCAGCCAGTTTACAACCATGACTGCCACAACGGATGTCAAGAACTACAAGTTCAATCACTCGATG ATCCGAGTGAAAGACCCAAAGGCTTCGG TCAAATTCTATGAGACCCTCGGCATGAAGGTCGTGAAGCAGATCCAGCAGCCCGAGGCCAAGTTCGACTTGTACTTCCTTGCCTACGATTCGCCCAACGCGCTATCGGAGAACAAGAGCGCCTTTGACCGCGAGGGCATCATCGAACTGACCCATAACTACGGCACCGAGAATGACCCGGAGTACAAAATCAACAACGGCAACACGGAACCGCACCGCGGCTTCGGTCACACCTGCATCAGCGTCGACAACATCCAGGCAGCGTGCCAGCGCCTGGAAGACGCGGGCTACGCgttcaagaagaagctgtcGGACGGCAAGATGCGCCACATTGCATTCGTGCTGGATCCTGACCAGTACTGGGTCGAGATTATCGGGCAGAAGCCGATTGAGCAGACGGAGAATGTTAAGGAGACGGATGTGACCACGTACAGAATG AACCACACGATGCTTCGCGTCAAGGACCCTCAAAAGTCACTCAGGTTCTACCAGGACGTCCTTGGCATGACGCTGATCCGCAAGAACGAGTCCAGCGACTTCacgctcttcttcctggccTACGGCGACCTCAAAGAGGGCGAGAGCCAGGCTCAGCGCGAGGGTATCCTCGAGCTGACATGGAACCACGGCACCGAGAAAGACGAGAGCTTCAGCTACCACAACGGCAATGACCAGCCTCAGGGCTTTGGGCATATTT GTGTCACGGTGGACGATATTAACGCCGCTTGCGCTCGTTTTGAGGACTTGAAGTGCAACTGGAAGAAGCGCCTTACTGACGGCCGCATGAAGAACGTCGCCTTCCTGCTGGACCCTGACAATTACTGGGTTGAGGTTGTGCAGAACGAGAGATTTGCCGGGAAGGAGAATTTCTAA
- a CDS encoding Putative peptide methionine sulfoxide reductase MrsB domain, Mss4-like superfamily gives MRFSPFISTLVFTFSNLTRVRAAQFVRAQAPYAAARPLRASMPSIPFLGALFGSSASQRDTMSYPDKRSADEWRAVLNKEQFRILREKGTEPPGSGKFDKHYPEEGVYTCAGCSAPLYKATHKFKSGCGWPAYFDSLPGAVVRHEDRAFGMARTEIVCANCGGHLGHVFKGEGFDTPTDERHCVNSVSLSFSPDEKKAGEGSGEGAKGESKV, from the exons ATGCGATTCTCACCCTTCATCTCCACACTCGTCTTCACTTTCTCTAACCTCACCCGCGTCCGCGCCGCGCAGTTCGTTCGTGCCCAGGCTCCTTACGCTGCCGCACGCCCGCTCCGCGCTTCTATGCCCTCAATCCCGTTCTTGGGCGCTTTGTTTGGCTCCTCCGCATCGCAGAGAGATACCATGTCGTATCCTGACAAGAGATCCGCCGACGAGTGGCGGGCTGTTCTGAACAAGG AACAATTCCGCATTCTTCGCGAAAAGGGAACCGAGCCCCCCGGCTCAGGCAAGTTCGACAAGCACTATCCCGAAGAGGGCGTCTACACCTGCGCCGGGTGCTCCGCGCCGCTGTACAAGGCCACGCACAAGTTCAAGTCAGGCTGCGGCTGGCCGGCCTACTTCGACTCGCTGCCCGGCGCCGTTGTGCGCCACGAGGACCGCGCCTTCGGCATGGCGAGAACCGAGATTGTCTGCGCCAACTGCGGCGGTCACCTGGGGCACGTCTTCAAGGGCGAGGGGTTCGACACGCCCACGGACGAGAGGCACTGCGTCAACAGTGTAAGCTTGTCGTTTTCCCctgacgagaagaaggccggggAGGGTAGTGGCGAAGGGGCGAAAGGGGAGAGCAAGGTCTGA
- a CDS encoding Putative ARID DNA-binding domain, DNA-binding RFX-type winged-helix domain, armadillo-like helical, with the protein MAPPKEAEVELHAISRTPEYEEFMTKLRAYHQERGTTLETEPKVGPVYLDLYKTFNHIVANGGYDKVSDEKLAWRRMAEQLGIHSSNVASTAFSLKEKYYKNLAAYEIKFVHGKEPPPKDILEDVSAKGGGLLSRTRENFRGVKRDSGTVGDSAAASGDDGTPTRERPTPDAAPTSSVRASRGLREAPPQRVIFQPDTGPSRPTRHVSGQQLGHAATPNPTGQPGGHHATPQQVQHTPVPLPHQPRAAPRGPSGSFNPPDAENTSTGVESFLPRSLQQQQHSILPMRPVDTPSNNPVEFARRRQFRRSLLEPPRRSGPYPGVGYDGPNIYIRCLYALRSGTFEEQQFALYHLVKISYERHDKFKFEGFPGLSEGLVEKVLEVGSIFYNVKWKISWVSQVAADNFDTLDGNEGTEDILERIDNLEPKQVNELIVPAKLADKMILINEAALTLRNMSQLRENAAHLAEFLPIKDLICIVLSLPEHELVVEVKHAMLDIAEALTPYIEIDSSDPLYKVLMWLLNDSDDRGIILTTLRALGRISMNLEATNRLDKVPTAVLTKIGELMLLNDDELKDACLDFLYQYTAVVSNVDNLVKSLNCEHLVQHLVRLLSHNARRYQEETLLKPMSKSPSTDEPAAMPEDLLQDLLKLDEPERCNQWVKCFFEEDKESFVTQIAAWQAYQNAFKSALQAIGQPLITPADFIRNSCSVYKGSKAEVWAGSGVPGEVQQKFIIHGIRCRVRPVGIEGQVFLRCLWDSTSGRPNEKCGHFFGSKEKMWNHVVAVHLKLARNEQGGFDNKEEEVRCQWADCTKYPKPTKMKLALMGHHLQTHCCQIFNGIVINEKKAQAGPQPSDNLVVHFEETATAPDEQNPAAPPQAAGIPLSAVLILRNIARNVVKTPAQEDLLKLHELGGEAGGWNERLFRTLLPRLYEVMTENKVLRPHVFSLIQLAESERDM; encoded by the exons ATGGCACCTCCAAAGGAAGCTGAGGTTGAGCTTCACGCCATCAGCCGAACCCCCGAATACGAGGAATTCATGACCAAGCTGAGAGCTTACCATCAGGAGCGAGGCACGACTCTCGAGACCGAGCCCAAGGTCGGACCGGTTTATCTTGATCTGTACAAGACATTCAACCATATTGTTGCAAATGGCGGCTACGACAAAGTGTCCGATGAGAAGCTAGCTTGGCGCCGGATGGCTGAGCAGCTTGGCATACACTCCTCCAACGTAGCCTCAACTGCTTTCTCTCTAAAGGAGAAGTACTACAAGAACCTTGCTGCCTATGAGATCAAGTTTGTTCATGGCAAGGAGCCCCCTCCCAAGGACATCTTGGAGGATGTGTCAGCCAAGGGTGGCGGTCTTCTGAGCCGCACTAGGGAGAACTTCCGCGGAGTCAAGCGCGATAGCGGCACAGTTGGTGACTCTGCGGCTGCTTCTGGAGATGACGGCACCCCTACCCGAGAGCGTCCAACCCCAGATGCCGCTCCCACATCCAGCGTTCGAGCTTCACGAGGCCTGCGCGAGGCCCCACCTCAGAGAGTCATTTTCCAGCCAGACACCGGCCCCTCCAGACCAACCCGCCATGTTTCTGGCCAGCAGCTAGGCCATGCCGCCACACCTAATCCCACCGGTCAGCCAGGCGGCCATCATGCCACTCCACAGCAGGTCCAGCACACTCCTGTTCCTCTTCCACATCAGCCCCGGGCGGCGCCTCGTGGGCCGAGCGGCAGCTTCAACCCGCCCGATGCCGAAAATACCTCGACCGGTGTCGAGTCGTTTCTCCCACGTTctctgcagcagcagcaacacaGTATCCTTCCAATGCGTCCTGTTGACACACCGAGCAACAATCCGGTCGAGTTCGCCCGGCGTCGTCAGTTTAGACGCTCCCTTCTGGAGCCTCCTCGCCGTAGTGGGCCCTATCCTGGAG TTGGATACGACGGACCGAACATTTATATCCGTTGTCTATACGCCTTACGCTCAGGCACCTTCGAAGAGCAGCAGTTCGCACTCTACCACCTTGTCAAAATTTCGTACGAACGTCATGACAAGTTCAAGTTCGAAGGGTTTCCCGGGCTCAGTGAAGGCCTGGTAGAGAAGGTATTGGAAGTTGGCAGCATCTTCTACAATGTGAAGTGGAAGATTTCTTGGGTATCTCAAGTGGCTGCCGACAATTTCGACACTCTCGATGGTAATGAAGGAACGGAAGACATCCTGGAGCGCATCGACAATCTCGAACCGAAGCAAGTCAATGAGCTCATTGTGCCCGCGAAGCTCGCCGACAAGATGATACTCATCAACGAGGCCGCTCTGACGCTGAGAAATATGTCTCAGCTCCGGGAGAACGCCGCTCATCTGGCCGAGTTCCTGCCAATCAAGGACCTCATCTGCATTGTGCTAAGTCTTCCAGAGCACGAGTTGGTGGTGGAAGTAAAGCATGCAATGCTCGACATTGCCGAGGCTTTGACCCCCTACATTGAAATCGACTCGAGCGACCCCTTGTACAAGGTTCTCATGTGGCTTCTGAACGACTCTGACGATCGCGGCATCATACTCACCACTCTCCGCGCACTTGGACGCATCTCGATGAATCTCGAAGCTACCAACAGATTGGACAAGGTTCCTACGGCCGTTTTGACCAAGATCGGCGAGTTGATGCtgctcaacgacgacgagctgaaGGATGCTTGTCTCGATTTCTTGTATCAGTACACGGCAGTCGTCAGCAACGTCGACAACCTGGTTAAGTCCCTCAACTGTGAGCACCTGGTTCAGCACCTGGTCCGCCTTCTTTCCCACAACGCTAGGCGATACCAGGAAGAGACGCTGTTGAAGCCCATGTCCAAGTCGCCCTCGACTGATGAGCCTGCTGCCATGCCCGAAGACCTACTGCAAGATCTCCTGAAGCTGGATGAGCCCGAGCGATGCAACCAATGGGTCAAGTGCTTCTTTGAAGAGGACAAGGAATCCTTTGTTACTCAGATTGCAGCCTGGCAGGCATACCAGAATGCTTTCAAATCGGCGCTCCAGGCCATTGGTCAGCCCCTCATTACACCAGCTGACTTCATTCGCAACAGCTGTTCGGTCTACAAGGGCTCCAAGGCTGAGGTCTGGGCTGGCAGCGGGGTTCCTGGAGAAGTCCAGCAGAAGTTCATCATTCATGGCATTCGATGCCGAGTTCGACCTGTGGGCATCGAGGGCCAAGTCTTCCTTCGATGCTTGTGGGACTCGACGTCTGGTCGACCAAATGAGAAATGCGGCCACTTCTTTGGaagcaaggagaagatgtgGAACCATGTTGTTGCGGTCCACCTCAAGCTGGCACGCAACGAGCAGGGTGGCTTCGACAacaaagaggaggaggtcaGATGCCAGTGGGCCGACTGTACCAAGTATCCGAAGCCCACAAAGATGAAGCTTGCCCTGATGGGCCACCACCTCCAGACTCACTGCTGCCAGATCTTCAACGGCATTGTCATCAACGAGAAGAAAGCACAGGCTGGACCCCAGCCTAGTGATAATCTTGTGGTCCACTTTGAAGAGACAGCCACAGCTCCTGACGAGCAGAACcctgcagctcctcctcAAGCGGCTGGAATTCCCCTCAGTGCAGTGCTGATTCTCCGTAACATCGCCCGCAATGTGGTCAAGACACCTGCGCAGGAAGACCTCCTCAAGCTACATGAGCTTGGAGGTGAGGCTGGGGGCTGGAACGAGCGACTTTTCCGGACTTTGCTCCCTCGTCTCTACGAGGTCATGACTGAAAACAAGGTTCTA CGACCCCATGTGTTCTCACTcatccagctcgccgagtCAGAGAGAGACATGTAA